TAGGCTTTGGCATTGCAATATAGTCTTTAAACCTTCTGGGCATAGGTTTAAAAATTTCATGAACAAGCCCTAGTACTGCATAACAATCTTTTACAGTATCCACAATAACCCTTACAGCAAAAAGGTCATATATCTCTTCTAATGTTTTATTCTGATTTACCATTTTCCTGTATATACTGTAAAAATGCTTAGGTCTTCCGTCAAGATGACCTTGTACACTAATTTCATTCAGTTTTTCTCTTAATACGTTTAAAATATTCTCTATATAATCTTCCCTTTCGTTCCTTCTTTTGGCTATTTTTTCCACTAAATCATAATAGCCCTTTGGGTCAATATATCTCAAACAAATATCTTCAAGCTCCCACTTAATTTTAGAAATCCCCAACCGGTGAGCTATTGGGGCATAAATTTCTAAAGTTTCCTTTGCTTTTTCAGCTTGTTTTTCAGCTTTCATGTATTTTAAAGTCCGCATATTGTGAAGGCGGTCAGCAAGTTTAATGAGAATAACCCTTATGTCTTTTGCCATGGCAAGAAACATTTTTCTCAAATTCTCAGCTTGCCTCTCCCTTTTAGTTGTATAAGGAATTTTACCCAGTTTTGTAACGCCATCTACCAGGTCTGCCACTTCCTGACCAAACATCTCTTTTATTTCCTCATAAGTGTGGTCAGTATCCTCTATGGTATCGTGAAGAATCCCGGCAATTATTGAAGTACAATCCAGCTCCAGATCCGCTAAAATAAAAGCTACCTCTAATGGATGTGTGAAAAATGGCTCTCCAGATACCCTGCATTGGCCTTCATGTGCTTTCTTTGAAAAATCATATGATTTTTTGAGCAGATCAAAATCACAATTAGAATTATATTTTTTTATCCTTTCCACTAACCTGTTAATGTCATCACACATTAAAATTCCTCCAAAAACCCTTCACACAATTAAAACTGGACTATTGATTTTACATTATAACCTTGTAATTTTTCCCTACCCTTTAAAAATCCAAGTTCTACAAAGTATATAATTCCTACAATTTTGCCCCCCAGCTGCTCTACAAGTTTTATGTTGGCTTCTGTAGTCCCGCCGGTTGCAAGTAAATCATCCACAATTACAACCTTTTGTCCTTTAGATATTGCATCGCTATGTATTTCTAAAATATCAGTACCATATTCCAGCTGGTATTCCACAGATATGGTTGTATAAGGAAGTTTACCCTTCTTCTTATTGGTACAAACCCCTTTCCTGTTAAGTATGCTAAAGGGGTTCCAAAAATAAAGCCTCTGGATTCAGGTCCCACTATAACATCAAATTCTCCAAAGTTTTCCATTTCATATTTCATTTTATCAATACATTCTTTTAAAGCCTCTGAATCCTGCAGCACCGTTGTAATGTCGACATAATTAACGCCCTCTTTGGGAAAGTTCATAATTTGACGTAATTTTGATTTTAAATCCATAGTTTTCCTCCCAATAAATCTATTTAATAAAATTTATTATACTATAAATTTGTACCATAAATTTTATGCAAATTTTTTCATTTCTTTAAAGAGCATTTAAACTTCTATAAAGAAATGAATCTTCAATATTTCTCTTTTGTTTATGAGTATCCGGCATATTTATAGTCATTCCGTATTTACCGTACAATTCACTTTTTAAAAAGGATAATTCACTAAAAATCTGAATAATTTTTTTTGCTTTAAAATAATTCATATTGATGCCATACTTTTTTGATACAGAATCTGAAAAAGCAAATAAATTATCTATAACAAAACTATTACCATAATTTGCTTTAATGTGTTTATAAACAAAAACCATCTCCTGCCTGTTAGGAACAATACTATCTTTGTTAAAATTAAAATTTATTTTATTATAAATATAAATTTTACTTAAATCAATACTATTTAATACTTTAATTAAATATTTCTCACAAAACCACTGTCCATGTACTATTACTTTATCAAATTTTGATAGGTCCAGTCTAGAGGGGTCAGGATTTACCAGTATATGCAGGGTAGAGTCATTAATTTTTACTTCTGAAAAGCTCATGGAGTATTTAAAATTAAATTCAAAAGCACAGCTTTTAACAAAATCTATAATTTCTTTTACAGAATCAATGGAATTTAAAATAATCACCGCTCTTTTCTTTTGCAAATTATAATTATATATATATTCTTTTAAATCTTTTTCCTTTTTAATTAAAGGAATTTTATTGATATAATTTTCAAAATTTTCTTCTAATGCATCTTCTTCAAAGCTTAAAGAGCGGTCAAGGGTAAAAAAGAATTTGTTACTTAGCATAATTTCAAAAGCCGGCTTTATATCTATAACTTTTAGCTGTGCACTTTTAACCCCATTCCAGCTATTTATATCTAATGTACATACAATGTCTAATACATCGGATTTTTTGTATACTTTTGCCAAATGCCCCATTTTAAATGCAATTGCATTCACTCTAACACCATTGTTCTCTATTTTAAGCTTCAGGTGGCTGTTATCACTTCCCACTGCATTTATTTCGGCAATTTTTGCATTTTCAAATTTAAATACCGGCTCCGGGTTGTCAACTCCAAAAGGTTCTAATAAAGACAGCTGGTGCGCATTTTCTAAAGTAATCTCTTGTGCTTCTATGGAGGTATCTATTTTTATTTTCTGTGTAAATTTTGACTCATCAATAAATAAATTAGCATACTCATTTATAAGTCTTCTAAAATCATCAATTTTTTCTTCTTTTAAAGTTAGCCCCACAGCCATTTCGTGTCCTCCATACTTTTCCAAAACCTCCTGGCAAAAGGTAAGGGCATTAAATAAGTTTATTCCTTCTATACTTCTTCCAGATCCCCTCCCTGTTCCGTCAGACACAGTGATTAATATACAGGGCTTATTGTATTTTTCCACAACTTTAGATGTAACAATCCCAATTACCCCTTGATGCCAATCCCTTCCCGGTACTACCATAATGCTGCTTTTTTTTATATCACATTCCGCCTCTATTTTATTTATCACTTCTTCAAAAATTTCTGTTTCTATTTTTTGCCTTTCT
The genomic region above belongs to Acetivibrio saccincola and contains:
- the recJ gene encoding single-stranded-DNA-specific exonuclease RecJ; the protein is MEIKKIWDTRYVPFEKAEKLACEAGISIFLAKIFLSRRMDCAEKIDKFLNSTLEDLNDPFLLKDMDVAAERISKAVRKREKILIYGDYDVDGVTSTSILYKFLKSQNALVDYYIPNRFEEGYGFSQNSVEKVLDMGVDLVVTVDCGTTSIEETRELMEKGIDVIVTDHHECKEKLPQVKALVNPQRPDCLYPDKNLSGVGVAFKLVKALSLKMNVEIKQSEYLSLVALGTVADVMSLTGENRILVKYGIEEINNTSNLGLKSLKEEAGVSGKKITSTHIGYIIAPRLNAAGRIGDAAMVVKLLTTEEEGEAKEIALKLNELNKERQKIETEIFEEVINKIEAECDIKKSSIMVVPGRDWHQGVIGIVTSKVVEKYNKPCILITVSDGTGRGSGRSIEGINLFNALTFCQEVLEKYGGHEMAVGLTLKEEKIDDFRRLINEYANLFIDESKFTQKIKIDTSIEAQEITLENAHQLSLLEPFGVDNPEPVFKFENAKIAEINAVGSDNSHLKLKIENNGVRVNAIAFKMGHLAKVYKKSDVLDIVCTLDINSWNGVKSAQLKVIDIKPAFEIMLSNKFFFTLDRSLSFEEDALEENFENYINKIPLIKKEKDLKEYIYNYNLQKKRAVIILNSIDSVKEIIDFVKSCAFEFNFKYSMSFSEVKINDSTLHILVNPDPSRLDLSKFDKVIVHGQWFCEKYLIKVLNSIDLSKIYIYNKINFNFNKDSIVPNRQEMVFVYKHIKANYGNSFVIDNLFAFSDSVSKKYGINMNYFKAKKIIQIFSELSFLKSELYGKYGMTINMPDTHKQKRNIEDSFLYRSLNAL